Genomic window (Marinitoga hydrogenitolerans DSM 16785):
AATATGACAATGAAAAAAAACGTATTATATATGATTATAACAAAATTGAAAAAATTAGAAGTAGGATAGTTGATAATATGAAAGAATGTTCTAATTGTGAAATAAAATATTTTTGCGCTGGTGGATGTTTAGGAGAATCTTTAAATGAGTTAGGTGATTTATTCAAACCAAAAAGGCACAATTGTGAAGCTATAAAATTTTTAGCCAAAGAATTAAAACCCCCTTTAAAACAACTTCCAATTTTTCATCCTTAAAATCTTATATTTTTGAAAGGAGAATTTTTATATGAATTACTTGTTAATAGATCCACAGATTAAAAATGCAGATTATGATTTTCCAAATATAAGATTAACAACATGTGAAGCAGTTTTAAAAGAAAGATACAATATAGAAATATTGGAATTTTTCTATGAAAAAGAAATAGATAAATTAACTTTAGATCAATTTAAAAAATACAAATATGATTTATTTTATAAAGAACTTTTTTTTAAAATTAATAATGTACAAATAGTATATATAGAATGTGAGTATGGCTTTTTGAATGATTGCATTGAAATATCTAAAATAATTAAAAAAATTAATAATAATATAATTATTGTTGTTGGTGGAATTTTTATAAATTATTTATATAATGGAAATATTTTATATGAAGTTTCTAAATTTACAAAATATATAGATTATTATTTTGTAGGAGATTATATATATTTATTAAATAACATAGAAATAATTAAAAAAAACAAAAAAATATATTATAAAAATTTTGAATTAAAACAAAATACATTAAAAGTATCGTGGGAAAAATTTAACTTAAAAAGCTATAAAAATTTGATGGTTCCGGTTTTTTTTTCTAATGGTTGCAGATATAACAAATGCATGTTTTGCGATGAAAATTTAATATGGGGAAATAGGAAATATATATATAGAGACGTTGAACATGTGTTAACTGAATTAAAATATTATTTTGAAAAATACAAAATAACCAATTTTTATTTTTGGGATTCTAGTATTGTGAGTCATCCAGATTTTAAAATATTGTGTAAAAAATTATCTAATTTTGATATTGAAATAAAATGGGTAGGTTTGTCAAGAATCGATGAACTTAATGAAGAAAAAGTAAAAATGTTGAAGGACTCAAACTGCCAAACTATTGAATTAGGACTAGAGGCATTAGATGATCATACTTTAAAAAATATTAAAAAAGGAATTTCTATAAAAGACATCTATAAAACTGTAGAGTTATTAAAAAAATATAAAATTAATGTTGAAGGAAGTTTTATTATTGGAATTCCTGGTGATAATAAAAAAATTATCAATCAGCGAATTACTCTTGCATCTAATTTAGATTTAAATTATTATAGATGGCATAATTATCAGATCCCTTCAATTTCATTAAAATTAAAAAATATTATTTTTGAATATCAAGAATTTCTTAATTTGGATTTAAATATTCCTAATCATCTTATAAGAGAATCTATTAATGATAATATTGGATATTTTGATATGCATATTGCAGACAAGACTTTTTTTTATAAGCTTACAAGATTTCCTAAATTGAAAATTGGATATTTAAGTGTTCAAGAAATTATAGAATTAACATATTCAGCGATTGAAAAAACAAATATTTCAAGGAAGAATAAAGCCTTACATTCTCCTTTTATGTAATTTTGAAAATTTTAAATTAATTTAATTATTAATAAAAATTAAAATTTCGTGGAAGGGGTATAAATAATGAAAAAAAATATTCTTTTAACTGGAGCTACTGGAAAACTAGGACAAAATATTATAAAAATTTTATATAATGAAAAAAAATATAAAATAATAGGTGTTTCAAGTAATCATGAAAAAATTAAACAAATAAGAAAAATTTATCCAAATGTTTTTTGGCTCAAATGTGATTTAAAATATAAAGATGAAATAGAAAGTTTATATAATAAAATAATTAAAGATTATAATAAAATAGATATTCTAATTAATAACGCAGCGATTGATATAGATAAACCTTTTTTAGAAACTAACTTAGAGGAATTTGAAAAACTTTGGAAAGTTAATTTAGTTGCTCCTTATTTACTGATAAAATTATTTTTGCCTAAGATGATATTAAATAGATATGGAACCATTTTAAATATTTCATCAACTTTAAGTGTAAGGACTATTCCAAATGCTACCGAATATTCCATGTCCAAAGCAGCATTATGTTCTTTAACAAGATCTATAGCTGTTGAATTTGGTAAGTATAATATAAATTCAATCTGTTTAAATATTTCTGGTATGAAAGGAAAATTGAAAGATGTTAATGATACTTCTGATATTTTGCAAAGTTCGGATGATAATAATTATGATGATTGGAAAGTAAAAAAAGATAAAATTCCTTTGCGGAGACGTGGGAATTTTCAAGAATATAGTGAAATAATAAAATTTTTAATTTCGGAAAAAGCAAAATACATAAATGGGGAAAGTATTTTTGTTGATGGAGGGATAAATGCACAACAATAAATTATATATTGATTTATTAAAGTATATATTAATAATTTCACAAAAAGGAGGATAATCTATTGAATCAAAAACATATAATAAAAGAATTTAAAGAACAGGTATCTAAAAACAGAAAAAAAACAGCACTTATTACGACAGAAGGAGTACAGTATAGTTATGGAGAAACAGATTTAATTACCGATAATCTTGCTGGTTATTTTTACTCAGTTGGAATAAAAAAAGGGGATATTATTCCTATCATAATGAAAAAAGATGAATTTTTGTTGTTTACAATACTAGCTCTTTTTAAAATAGGAGCTGCATATGTTCCTATATCAGATAATTATCCAGAAAACAAGATAAAAGAAATAATCACTCAATTTTCTGAAAAACCCGTACTTATTAATTTTGAATATAAAAAATATACTTCATTATTTAATAATAAAATTTTTAATGTAAAAAATGGAATGATTAAAAAATCGCATTTTGATGAAAATATTGATATAGAGAATTATGCATACATTTTATTTACATCTGGTAGTACAGGCAAACCAAAAGGAGTTATTGCAAGACATAAAAATCTTTCATGGATTATAAATGAATTACAATTGAAATTTCCTGTTAATATTGAAGATAGATATTTATTTAGCACACCTTTTACATTTGATGTTTCATTATCGGAATTATTTGGTTGGGTTTCTGGTGGTGGAAGTATAGTTATTCCCTGTAAAAGGGATCAGGAATTATTCAAAGAATTAATAGACATTATTTATGAATATAAAATTACACATCTTGCACTTTCTCCTTCGATATTAAGCATGATTTCAGAAAATGAAAAATTTTCTGAAAAATGCAAGGATTTAAAATATTTAATGGTTGCTGGAGAGGTGTTCCCTGTTTCTTTAGCAAATAAGGTAAGAAATATTTTAGATAATACGCAGATTTTCAATCTATACGGGCCTACAGAAACAACGGTATATGCAACAATGTATGAAATAAAGAATAATATTAAAAAAACTGTCCCAATAGGTAAGGCGTTAAATGGCGTAAAAATAAAAATTAAAAAAGAAAAAGGTACTGAAGGTAAAGAAGGTGAAATTTTAGTTGGTGGTAATGGGGTTACAGATGGATATTATAACAATAAGAAATTAACAGAAGAGATGTTTGTACTAATAAATGGTGAAAAGTATTATAAAACGGGGGATTATGGTTATATAAAAGATAATAATATTATATTTCTTGGAAGAAAGGATTCACAGATTCAGATAAACGGAATCAGGGTGGAGTTGGAAGAGATTGAAAACAGAATTTATAATAATTTTCCCATAAAACAATTAAAAATAATTTATTATAAAAAGAAGCTAATTTGTTTTTATATTTCAAATAAAGAAATTGAGGGTAATAAAATTAAAAATGTTTTAAGAAAATTTCTTAATAAATATATGATTCCGGAATTCTATATAAGAATAGATAAAATGCCTTTGAATATTAATAAAAAAATAGATATGAAATCATTAATAAAAATGTTTGAAGAATATTATACACAAACTCTAAGAGTAAAGAATAATATTTCAGATGACTATATAAAACAGAAAATAAAAAATATCATTAAAACAACACTATCATATGAAGATAATGTTTCAGACAATATATCTTTCTTTATGTTGCCAGGCAGTGATTCATTATCATCTTTAAAATTAATAAATAATTTAGAAAAAGTATTTGATATAAATTTATCGGATGATTTTTTATATATATATCCAGACATTAATTCAATGACAGAATATATAGAAAAAAACTTAAATCAGATACATTATAAACCAATATTAAAAAAATTGATTATTTCCTCAGAAAAAACAATCGAGGAATGGTATAAAAAAATTAATAAAAAAATATTGAGCGATAAAATCTTTAAAAAATACGAAACACATTATCTTCAAAAAGTTTATTATTATGATAACTTTAACTCATATATTCATGTAAACATAAATATTCCTTTCATATACGAGCTAAACAAAATCACAAAAGCATTAAATGAATTAATAAATACTCATGAATTACTAAGAAGTAAAATTGTAGAAGAAGATACTTTGTATTTTGTTGAATATAATAAAGGCTTTGATATTTCAGAGGATGTTTTAATATTTGAAAATGAGCCTGAAGAAAGAATTAATGAAATAATAGAAAAAATATTAATAAAAAACAGGTTAAATCATTTATTATATATGTTTTATATAAATTATACCGAAAACTGTATCAAATTAAATATGATCTTTTCACATAATATAATGGATCAGAAAAGTGTTCATGTATTAAAACAAAGTTTCTTTGATATATTAAACGATAAATATGAGAATAAAAATAAATCATATTTTTCAGATTTTGTAAAAATAATAAAAGAAAAAAATAATAACTACAAATTCTTATCAGATGAACATACAAAAGAATTATTCGAAGTTGAAAAACATGGCTTTGTCCCTTATACAGATAATGATATATTAATCGACACTTTTAAAATAAAGAATAAAATCGAAAATGATGAAAAAATAATTTTTATTATAAAAAGGATTCTATCCAAAATATCAAAAATTATGAATATAGAGTCATTAATAGCAAGTACAATTATGAATTATAGAATTTTTAATGACAAGGATTTTTCAAAAAATATAGGAGATTATCATACCTCTATTGTATTTAGATATAGTAATAACTGGACCGAAAATGTTTTTGAACAAAAATTTTTAAAATTATTGAAAAGATATGAAAACGGTTATCAACCCCAACAATTTATCTTCAAAAATTATCCAATAATGAATGAGATACAGAAAAAAATGGAATTTGCTTATGACTTAAATGTATTGGTTTCAATAAATTATCTCGGTGAAATACGTCAAATAGAAAAAGAAGATCTTATTAATAAATTAAAGAAAACTCGAAACACCTTAAAATCTTTTCCAGGTAAGAAAATATATATAACTTCCTTTACAGAAGAAGATAAATGTTATGTATATTACTTAACAGCGCCCGAAAGGTTAAAGGAGATGTCATAATGAGTGTATTATCTAAAAAAAAGAATCAACTTCTTTTAATTTCTGGTAACGCAGTTTCATATATGGGAGATTTGTTTTTTTTATATGCTATTAATTGGTGGATAATATCAAAAACGGGAGATACAAAAATTATAGGAATAATATCATCATTAGTAATATTACCTATGTTAATTCTAAATATAATTGGCGGAACAACTGTAGATATATTAAATAGAAAAAAATTGATGATAATATGTGATTTTATAAATGGGATAACAATGACTTTACTTGGTATAATATCTATTAACTATCCATCCATAACAATGATAGCATTGGTCTATATATTATCTTCTGCTGTTTTTGCAATATTTTCCATTGCAAGTCGTTCAATAGTTTCTGAAGTAATAAATAGTGAAGATATAGTAAGTTTTAATGCATGGTTTAATAGCATGGAAAATATCATAAAAGTAATTTCTCCGCTTTTTAGTATTTCATTGATAAATGTTGTGCCAATACATGTAATTTTCCTGATTAATGGAGCAACATTTCTTTTTTCAGGATTTTCAGAAATTTTTATTGATTATCAATATAAAAAAGATAATTTGACAAAAACAAAAAACGGAATTATTTTATTTAAAAATGGGATTAAATATATATGGAAAAATAAAAATTTAAGAAAAATGATACTAACAGCATCTTTAGTAAATTTTTTTATAGCAGGATACAATCTGTATATACCGTTATTTTCTAAAAGTGTTTTAAATTCTCCAATGGCATATTCCGGAGCATTAACCGCCGAAGCAGTTGGTTCTATTTTTGTTGTTGTAACTTCCAGATTATTTTCAAAGTACGATGAAAAAATACTTACAAATGGTATTATTTTTGGTTTAATGGGATCTTCACTATTATTAATTCAATTTAAAGAAATTATTATGCTTTATATTAGTACTTTTTTATTTGGATTATTTCTTGGACAATTCAATGTTTCATTTTTCAGTTATGTTCAAAAAAATGTTGATTCTGATTATCAGGGAAGAGTATTCTCTGTAATTTTTACACTTGCAAGCATATTAATGCCTGTTGGGAATTTATTTTTTGGTTTTATTGGTAAAATAGTAATACAATACGGTTTTTATATTATAGGAGTTGGAATAATTTTAATTTCATTTTATTTTATACTTAAAAATAATGAAAATATAAAAATATGTGAGTAAATGCATTTTTTATATGAAGTAAATTTTCATTTAATAAAGTTTTATAAAGGGGATGTAACCATTGTGTGGAATTGTTGGGATATATAATTTCAAAGGAAATGTTGAAAAACATGATTTATATAAAATGTTAAAACAAATAGAACATAGAGGTCCAGATTACAAAAATGTTTTTTTAGATAAAAATATTGGTTTAGGACATAATTTATTAAAAATACAGGATATTAGTAATTTATCTCATCAACCATATGTTTTTAATAATCTTGTTATTGTTTATAATGGGGAAATATATAATTTTCAAGAAATAAAAGCAGAACTTAAAACAAAAGGTTATACATTTTTATCATATGGAGATACAGAAGTAGTTGCTAAATCTTTTGATTATTGGGGATTAGATGCAGTAAAAAAATTTAATGGTTTTTTTTCAATTGCAATATACAACAAAGAAAAAAAATCCATCTCTTTAATAAGGGATAGAGTTGGTATAAAACCTTTATATTATTATATCGATAGTGATAGGTTAATATTTTCTTCAGAAATAAAATCTATTTTTTCAGATGATACTATTTGTAAAAATATAAATTTGGATACTATCCTTTTATCTTTTTCTACTAATTTATGGTTGCCATATTATAATACTTTTTTTGAAAAAATTGAAATGTTGGAACCTGGAACTATAATTATTTTTAATAAAAATGGGATTCAAAAAAAATATAAATATTTTAAACCTAGTATAAATATAAAATATAAAAAAGAAAAAAATGCAATCATCCTATTTAAAGAATCAATGAAAAAATCCATTAAATATAAATCTTTGTCTAAATTTCAAATAGCAACTTTTTTATCAGGAGGCATTGATAGTAGTATAATTACAAAAGAATACAGTGATTTAAACAATAGAATAATTGATTCGTTTACCATTTACTATAAAGAAAGAGAAAATAAAGATTTGAAACACGCAGAAAGTCTAACTAAAAAAGAAAAAATTAGGCACCATAAAATTTTAGTAAAACCTGAAAATATAAATATGCAAACATTAGATGAGGTAATTTTTCATATGGAAGAACTTTTGATGGATAAAGTATATATATCTGATTATTTAAATTACAAAGCCGCTAAAGAAGAAGGATTTAGAGTTATTTTAAACGGACAAGGTTCTGATGAATTATGGTTAGGTTATATAAAAATTTGGAATATATATAAATTCGTGGAGAATAATTTTAATAAAAAAATGTTAATAGATAGTTATTTTAAAAAAAATATAGTATTTAAAGAAAAACTTTCAAATTATTCAAAAAATATACTTTTAAATATCTTAGATGAATATATTTCTAATAATATATTAAACGGATACCAAAAAGAATATGAAAATTATACGATTTATGCAATAAAAACCATTTTGCATAATTTATTGTTACAAGAAGATAAGTTAAGCATGGCTCATTCTATTGAGTGTAGAGTTCCTTTTGTAGATGATAATAAAATGCTAGAATTGGGATTAACCATTGATAGCAATTTAAAATTATTTGATAAAAAAGAAAAATATATATTAAGAAAAGCATACGAGAAAATATTACCAAAGAATATTATCCAAAGAAATAAATACCCATTTCCAGAACCTCCAAATAAGTATGATTCTGTAATAAAATTATTATGTAAAAATAATTGGGAAAATATAATAAATAATAAAATAATTTCGTATCTAATAGATACAAAAAAATATTCTAAATTAGATTATTATAATCCAAAAGAACTTTGGTGGTTATTAAATATTTATAGATTTACTGAAATTTTTAACTGAAAAAGATTTAAAGAAAAAATTGGTCTTACTATAAACAATTCTGTCTAATAAGTAAGGTACATAGAAATAAAATAAGACATAATATTATTAACAACAAAAACTCCCCTCTGAAATTCAGAGGGGGGTAATTATTTTTATTTAATTATTTATTCAAGAAAAATTCTAAATCTTCTTTAACAGTAGTAATAGGATTAATTCCAAAATTGTCAACTAATACTTTCAATACATTTGGTGAAACAAATGCTGGTAATTTCGGACCTAATTTTATTCCTTTTACTCCTAAGTATAATAATGCTAATAATACTGCTACTGCTTTTTGTTCATACCAGGCTATATTATATTCAATTGGTAATTCGTTAATATCTTCTAATCCAAATGCTTCTTTTAATTTTAATGCCGTTACTACTAATGAGTAAGAGTCATTACATTGACCTGCATCTAATACCCTTGGAATTCCTCCAATATCTCCAAGATCTAATGTATTATATCTATATTTTGCACATCCTGCCGTAAGAATTACTGTATCCTTTGGTAATTTGGATGCAAATTCTGTATAATATTCTCTTTCTTTATGTCTTCCATCACAACCTGCCATTACAAAGAATTTCTTTATTGCTCCTGTTTTAACAGCTTCAATTACTTTATCTGACACCTGAGCTACTTGTTCATGAGCAAAACCTATTACTAATTTCTTCCCTTCCCTTTCTGGAATTGGTCCTAATTCTAACGCCTTCTTTATAACTGGTGAGAAATCTTTTGGTTTTCCATCTGTTCTATTTGGAATATGAGTTAATTTA
Coding sequences:
- a CDS encoding B12-binding domain-containing radical SAM protein; protein product: MNYLLIDPQIKNADYDFPNIRLTTCEAVLKERYNIEILEFFYEKEIDKLTLDQFKKYKYDLFYKELFFKINNVQIVYIECEYGFLNDCIEISKIIKKINNNIIIVVGGIFINYLYNGNILYEVSKFTKYIDYYFVGDYIYLLNNIEIIKKNKKIYYKNFELKQNTLKVSWEKFNLKSYKNLMVPVFFSNGCRYNKCMFCDENLIWGNRKYIYRDVEHVLTELKYYFEKYKITNFYFWDSSIVSHPDFKILCKKLSNFDIEIKWVGLSRIDELNEEKVKMLKDSNCQTIELGLEALDDHTLKNIKKGISIKDIYKTVELLKKYKINVEGSFIIGIPGDNKKIINQRITLASNLDLNYYRWHNYQIPSISLKLKNIIFEYQEFLNLDLNIPNHLIRESINDNIGYFDMHIADKTFFYKLTRFPKLKIGYLSVQEIIELTYSAIEKTNISRKNKALHSPFM
- a CDS encoding SDR family oxidoreductase, which codes for MKKNILLTGATGKLGQNIIKILYNEKKYKIIGVSSNHEKIKQIRKIYPNVFWLKCDLKYKDEIESLYNKIIKDYNKIDILINNAAIDIDKPFLETNLEEFEKLWKVNLVAPYLLIKLFLPKMILNRYGTILNISSTLSVRTIPNATEYSMSKAALCSLTRSIAVEFGKYNINSICLNISGMKGKLKDVNDTSDILQSSDDNNYDDWKVKKDKIPLRRRGNFQEYSEIIKFLISEKAKYINGESIFVDGGINAQQ
- a CDS encoding non-ribosomal peptide synthetase, with the translated sequence MNQKHIIKEFKEQVSKNRKKTALITTEGVQYSYGETDLITDNLAGYFYSVGIKKGDIIPIIMKKDEFLLFTILALFKIGAAYVPISDNYPENKIKEIITQFSEKPVLINFEYKKYTSLFNNKIFNVKNGMIKKSHFDENIDIENYAYILFTSGSTGKPKGVIARHKNLSWIINELQLKFPVNIEDRYLFSTPFTFDVSLSELFGWVSGGGSIVIPCKRDQELFKELIDIIYEYKITHLALSPSILSMISENEKFSEKCKDLKYLMVAGEVFPVSLANKVRNILDNTQIFNLYGPTETTVYATMYEIKNNIKKTVPIGKALNGVKIKIKKEKGTEGKEGEILVGGNGVTDGYYNNKKLTEEMFVLINGEKYYKTGDYGYIKDNNIIFLGRKDSQIQINGIRVELEEIENRIYNNFPIKQLKIIYYKKKLICFYISNKEIEGNKIKNVLRKFLNKYMIPEFYIRIDKMPLNINKKIDMKSLIKMFEEYYTQTLRVKNNISDDYIKQKIKNIIKTTLSYEDNVSDNISFFMLPGSDSLSSLKLINNLEKVFDINLSDDFLYIYPDINSMTEYIEKNLNQIHYKPILKKLIISSEKTIEEWYKKINKKILSDKIFKKYETHYLQKVYYYDNFNSYIHVNINIPFIYELNKITKALNELINTHELLRSKIVEEDTLYFVEYNKGFDISEDVLIFENEPEERINEIIEKILIKNRLNHLLYMFYINYTENCIKLNMIFSHNIMDQKSVHVLKQSFFDILNDKYENKNKSYFSDFVKIIKEKNNNYKFLSDEHTKELFEVEKHGFVPYTDNDILIDTFKIKNKIENDEKIIFIIKRILSKISKIMNIESLIASTIMNYRIFNDKDFSKNIGDYHTSIVFRYSNNWTENVFEQKFLKLLKRYENGYQPQQFIFKNYPIMNEIQKKMEFAYDLNVLVSINYLGEIRQIEKEDLINKLKKTRNTLKSFPGKKIYITSFTEEDKCYVYYLTAPERLKEMS
- a CDS encoding MFS transporter, translating into MSVLSKKKNQLLLISGNAVSYMGDLFFLYAINWWIISKTGDTKIIGIISSLVILPMLILNIIGGTTVDILNRKKLMIICDFINGITMTLLGIISINYPSITMIALVYILSSAVFAIFSIASRSIVSEVINSEDIVSFNAWFNSMENIIKVISPLFSISLINVVPIHVIFLINGATFLFSGFSEIFIDYQYKKDNLTKTKNGIILFKNGIKYIWKNKNLRKMILTASLVNFFIAGYNLYIPLFSKSVLNSPMAYSGALTAEAVGSIFVVVTSRLFSKYDEKILTNGIIFGLMGSSLLLIQFKEIIMLYISTFLFGLFLGQFNVSFFSYVQKNVDSDYQGRVFSVIFTLASILMPVGNLFFGFIGKIVIQYGFYIIGVGIILISFYFILKNNENIKICE
- the asnB gene encoding asparagine synthase (glutamine-hydrolyzing), producing MCGIVGIYNFKGNVEKHDLYKMLKQIEHRGPDYKNVFLDKNIGLGHNLLKIQDISNLSHQPYVFNNLVIVYNGEIYNFQEIKAELKTKGYTFLSYGDTEVVAKSFDYWGLDAVKKFNGFFSIAIYNKEKKSISLIRDRVGIKPLYYYIDSDRLIFSSEIKSIFSDDTICKNINLDTILLSFSTNLWLPYYNTFFEKIEMLEPGTIIIFNKNGIQKKYKYFKPSINIKYKKEKNAIILFKESMKKSIKYKSLSKFQIATFLSGGIDSSIITKEYSDLNNRIIDSFTIYYKERENKDLKHAESLTKKEKIRHHKILVKPENINMQTLDEVIFHMEELLMDKVYISDYLNYKAAKEEGFRVILNGQGSDELWLGYIKIWNIYKFVENNFNKKMLIDSYFKKNIVFKEKLSNYSKNILLNILDEYISNNILNGYQKEYENYTIYAIKTILHNLLLQEDKLSMAHSIECRVPFVDDNKMLELGLTIDSNLKLFDKKEKYILRKAYEKILPKNIIQRNKYPFPEPPNKYDSVIKLLCKNNWENIINNKIISYLIDTKKYSKLDYYNPKELWWLLNIYRFTEIFN